A DNA window from Naumovozyma dairenensis CBS 421 chromosome 8, complete genome contains the following coding sequences:
- the NDE1 gene encoding NADH-ubiquinone reductase (H(+)-translocating) NDE1 (similar to Saccharomyces cerevisiae NDE2 (YDL085W) and NDE1 (YMR145C); ancestral locus Anc_2.382), giving the protein MKPLLETTRALSRSKFISPIYKITPKRPFSRRLISTTRSIKNVQKKNLPPIPKPSAALIKTNAQPFYKRTIKSILKFTAISTLLATTYLTYSVYTEFHPKKQIPQADKFANGAPKKTTIILGSGWGAVSLLKNLDTTLYNVIVISPRNYFLFTPFLPSTPVGTIDLKSIVEPVRSIARRSKGEVIYVEGEAVNIDPKNQTVSVKEISSLNDEDDEERIRKLDLKFDYLVVAVGSQPTTFGVPGVLEHGSFLKEISDARDIRLKILNNIEVANNLPKDDPLRAKLLKFVVVGGGPTGVEFAAELKDYVSEDLAAAMPEISKEIKLTLIEGAPNILNSFNKSLVEYAQDVFAKSRIELKLKTQVKEVTKDYILAKNGGGEIEEIPYGVLVWATGNAPRDVTKKLMTSLPEQQNSRRGLLINDKLQLLGAEGSIYAIGDCTFHPGLFPTAQVAHQEAVYLADVFTKLNKIDQLNWKVQGEKQHEMTSKNDIKPLTKNVQKLPSTIEDFKYNHLGALAYIGSEKAIADLSLGSSKYYSTGSFTFLFYKSAYLAMCLSFRNRILVALDWLKVSLLGRDSSI; this is encoded by the coding sequence ATGAAACCCTTATTAGAAACAACGAGGGCACTTTCTCGAAGTAAGTTTATATCACCCATTTATAAAATTACACCCAAGCGCCCCTTCTCGAGAAGATTAATCTCAACGACAAGATCAATCAAAAATGTCCAGAAGAAAAATCTTCCTCCAATCCCCAAACCATCTGCAGCATTAATCAAAACCAACGCACAGCCTTTCTACAAAAGGACAATCAAATCAATACTAAAATTTACCGCTATCTCAACTCTCTTAGCAACAACCTACTTAACGTACTCAGTATATACGGAATTCCATCCCAAGAAACAAATCCCACAAGCAGACAAATTCGCAAACGGTGCACCTAAAAagacaacaataatattagGATCAGGTTGGGGTGCTGTCtctcttttgaaaaatttagatACCACATTATATAACGTTATCGTTATTTCTCCAAGGAattatttccttttcacTCCATTCTTACCTTCCACTCCTGTCGGGACCATCgatttgaaatcaatcGTGGAACCTGTAAGGTCCATCGCGAGAAGATCTAAAGGTGAAGTTATTTACGTCGAAGGTGAAGCTGTAAACATTGATCCTAAGAATCAAACTGTTTCAGTAAAggaaatttcatcattgaatgatgaagaCGATGAGGAACGGATCAGAAAattggatttgaaattcGATTATTTGGTCGTCGCTGTAGGTTCACAACCTACTACCTTTGGTGTCCCTGGTGTATTAGAGCATGGatcatttttgaaagaaatcTCGGATGCAAGAGATATTagattgaaaattttaaataatattgaagtagctaataatttaccaaaGGATGATCCATTGAGAGCtaaattgttgaaattcGTTGTTGTCGGTGGTGGGCCAACTGGTGTGGAATTTGCTGCtgaattaaaagattatGTTAGTGAAGATTTAGCAGCCGCTATGCCAGAAATtagtaaagaaattaaattgaCTTTAATTGAAGGTGCTCCAAATATCTTAAATAGTTTCAATAAGTCTTTGGTTGAGTATGCTCAAGATGTATTTGCTAAAAGTAGaattgaattaaaattgaaaacgCAAGTGAAAGAGGTTACAAAGGATTATATTTTGGCAAAGAATGGTGGCGGTGAAATAGAAGAAATTCCATACGGTGTATTGGTTTGGGCAACTGGGAATGCTCCAAGAGACGTTACTAAGAAATTGATGACATCGTTACCTGAACAACAAAATTCAAGACGTGGCCTATTAATTAATGACAAGTTACAATTATTAGGTGCTGAAGGTTCAATATATGCCATTGGTGATTGTACATTCCATCCTGGATTGTTCCCTACGGCACAAGTAGCACACCAAGAAGCTGTATATTTAGCAGATGTTTTCACCAAATTGAACAAGATTGATCAACTGAATTGGAAAGTTCAAGGGGAAAAACAACACGAAATGACATCAAAGAACGATATTAAACCATTGACAAAGAATGTACAAAAGTTACCATCAACCATTgaagatttcaaatataatcaCTTAGGTGCATTGGCGTATATTGGTTCAGAAAAGGCTATTGCAGATCTTTCCCTAGGTTCTTCAAAATACTACTCAACTGGTTCTTTCACATTCTTATTTTACAAATCTGCTTATTTGGCAATGTGCCTATCATTTAGGAACAGGATACTGGTAGCTCTAGATTGGCTGAAAGTATCTCTACTCGGTAGAGATTCGTCAATTTGA
- the NDAI0H03020 gene encoding uncharacterized protein (similar to Saccharomyces cerevisiae YDL085C-A; ancestral locus Anc_2.381) yields the protein MARGNQRELARQKNLKKQQENAKNQKKGGDVLKRMESDAEILRQKQAAANARKEAEALEKLKTRKG from the coding sequence atggcCAGAGGTAACCAAAGAGAATTGGCAAGACAAAAGAATCTGAAGAAGCAACAAGAAAATGccaaaaatcaaaaaaaaggtGGTgatgttttgaaaagaatggAATCTGATGCAGAGATCTTAAGACAGAAGCAAGCTGCTGCAAACGCAAGAAAGGAAGCTGAAGCTTTAGAAAAGctaaaaacaagaaaaggCTAG
- the TIF34 gene encoding translation initiation factor eIF3 subunit i (similar to Saccharomyces cerevisiae TIF34 (YMR146C); ancestral locus Anc_2.380), producing the protein MRPIILMGHERPLTQVKYNKEGDLIFSCSKDNFASIWYSVNGERLGTLNGHAGTIWSIDVDQFTKCCVTGSADYSIKVWNVQDGVCVHTWKSPVPVKNVSFSPCGNYISAILDNVMKHVGSINVYKVERDEVTHEILKFGEEPIFAIDTQDDLTAAVVAGWSIEGKYIIAGHKEGEISKYEIADDKSSFKFVESKKLHKQLITDIQFSADRTYFITASRDSNAYIVDVESFDVLKTYETDCPLNSACITPLKEFVILGGGQAARDVTTTSASEGKFEARFHHKIFEEEIGRVKGHFGPLNCVAVSPQGTSYISGGEEGLVRVHHFEKSYFDFKYDVEKAAEAKEHMLEVN; encoded by the coding sequence ATGAGACCAATTATATTGATGGGTCATGAACGTCCCTTAACTCAAGTTAAATACAACAAAGAAGGTGATTTAATCTTCTCTTGTTCCAAAGATAACTTCGCATCCATTTGGTATTCTGTAAATGGTGAAAGATTAGGAACTTTAAATGGTCATGCAGGTACCATTTGGTCAATAGACGTGGATCAATTCACTAAATGTTGTGTCACTGGTAGTGCTGATTATAGTATTAAAGTTTGGAACGTACAAGATGGTGTGTGTGTTCATACTTGGAAATCCCCAGTTCCTGTAAAGAATGTATCATTTTCTCCATGTGGGAATTATATTTCTGCTATTTTGGATAACGTTATGAAACATGTTGGTTCCATTAATGTTTATAAAGTTGAAAGAGATGAGGTTACTcatgaaattttgaaattcgGTGAAGAACCAATCTTTGCTATTGATACTCAAGATGATTTGACTGCTGCTGTTGTGGCAGGTTGGTCTATCGAGGggaaatatattattgcTGGTCATAAAGAAGGTGAAATCTCTAAATATGAAATTGCTGATGATAAATCTAGTTTTAAATTCGTGGAATCCAAAAAATTACATAAACAGTTGATTAcagatattcaattttctGCAGATCGTACTTATTTCATTACTGCATCAAGAGATTCTAACGCTTATATAGTGGACGTGGAATCATTTGATGTCTTAAAGACTTATGAAACAGATTGTCCATTGAATAGTGCATGTATTACTCCACTAAAGGAATTTGTTATATTAGGTGGTGGTCAAGCAGCAAGAGATGTTACTACGACGAGTGCTAGTGAAGGTAAATTTGAGGCAAGATTCCATCATAAAATTttcgaagaagaaattggtAGAGTAAAAGGTCATTTCGGTCCATTAAATTGTGTTGCAGTAAGTCCTCAAGGTACTTCATATATATCTGGTGGGGAAGAAGGTTTAGTTCGTGTAcatcattttgaaaaatcatatttcgATTTCAAATATGACGTTGAAAAGGCTGCTGAAGCTAAAGAACACATGCTTGAAGTAAACTAG
- the NDAI0H03040 gene encoding uncharacterized protein (similar to Saccharomyces cerevisiae YMR147W; ancestral locus Anc_2.377) has protein sequence MKYNPYCEEMEKKNSASERNHSKPFVEMLKREVASEYEEKIEAFPLGGIVEDEVEENLDPIEEVEDEDEEEEDDDENDEDEENENQGSDGDVRTTQTSFDSIDDKSQKELDPFELNNKFDKMVESIKNQENPLNESDLQTLLLTYTEETSKNLENQKDYKMLLKQLEIKVREKCIKIVFLLIDCLNEMETKTYEYFWISVLYLNFWFPKLATFLRYVFDRIKKNDSPYSIRFKFFTNIFTWFLLF, from the coding sequence ATGAAATACAACCCTTACTGTGAAGAAatggagaagaagaattctGCTTCAGAAAGAAATCATAGTAAACCATTTGTTGAGATGTTGAAAAGGGAGGTTGCTTCGgaatatgaagaaaagataGAGGCTTTCCCATTAGGTGGTATAGTTGAGGATGAGGTTGAGGAGAACCTAGACCCcattgaagaagttgaggatgaagatgaagaagaagaagatgacgaCGAAaacgatgaagatgaagaaaatgagaATCAAGGATCCGACGGAGATGTTCGTACAACACAAACATCCTTTGATTCCATCGATGATAAATCACAAAAGGAATTAGATCCCTTTGAATTGAACAATAAATTTGACAAAATGGTAGAATCTAtcaaaaatcaagaaaatcCACTCAATGAATCTGATTTACAAACTTTATTACTTACTTATACTGAAGAAACCAGTAAGAATTTAGAAAACCAAAAGGATTATAAAATGCTTTTGAAGCAATTGGAAATAAAAGTAAGAGAGAAATgtattaagattgttttcttattaattgattgtTTAAATGAAATGGAAACGAAAACTTACGAGTATTTTTGGATATCTGTCTTATACCTAAATTTTTGGTTTCCTAAACTTGCGACATTTTTAAGGTATGTGTTCGacagaataaaaaaaaatgattccCCTTATTCAATtagattcaaattttttactAACATTTTTACCTGGTTTTTACTTTTTTGA